A region from the Kineothrix sp. IPX-CK genome encodes:
- a CDS encoding methyl-accepting chemotaxis protein yields the protein MSVNREKKQKANKNVPKNEKLKSSIGTKIYIQILLISLVAMAVIWFMVSSLQKISDANEKIIDKQVVEVEAISEISRDFSYINGQVLIHVLTDREGDMESIGEGINERIAELDVKTKAFDSLLCKDDARREDFDKFAADYARYKKTVESLLNTSKVNKQQAEVSATSNLSMFDANIEGYIDSIIEYTNGEMGREQASIADIFETVPYIAFGSFAFFAISIVISIIVISLTVVRPVKKSTKQIDMIVNGIKEKEGDLTQRIEVRSRDEIGRFSSGINDFLGLVQNIISSMIASCSELGIQGKVVEKNVGNANEKADNISATMQELAAGMEEVSATITMLNEDTLNMENSVVQAAGKAARGSDYAKDVKVKAHEVEQRAINSKAKAVNIIASIDTSVSESVENSKQIYKITELTEEILGIASKTNLLALNASIEAARAGEAGRGFAVVADEIRALADNSRNTANYIQNISGEVVGHVEDLANDTQEILSFIHKNVLEDYETLERTGKEYFEAAEEMDGIMEDFKTCMSELLYLVKKINKANDGINTTVGDSTQEITGVAEDTSELSENMGQIVRALQEVNDVVERLEGSVSHFIKY from the coding sequence ATGAGTGTAAATCGGGAAAAAAAACAAAAGGCTAACAAAAATGTACCTAAGAATGAAAAATTAAAGAGCAGTATAGGAACTAAGATATATATTCAAATATTATTAATATCGCTGGTGGCCATGGCAGTTATCTGGTTCATGGTATCGTCTTTACAAAAAATTAGCGATGCAAATGAAAAGATCATCGATAAGCAAGTAGTTGAGGTTGAGGCTATTTCTGAAATATCCAGAGACTTTTCTTATATTAACGGACAAGTCTTAATTCATGTTCTAACGGACAGAGAAGGGGATATGGAAAGTATAGGTGAAGGGATTAATGAAAGAATTGCTGAATTAGATGTGAAAACAAAGGCTTTCGATTCTCTTTTGTGCAAAGATGATGCCAGACGTGAGGACTTCGATAAATTTGCTGCAGATTATGCGCGGTATAAAAAAACGGTGGAAAGCCTGCTGAATACAAGTAAGGTGAATAAACAACAGGCAGAGGTATCCGCAACTTCCAATCTATCCATGTTCGATGCAAATATTGAAGGATATATAGATTCGATTATTGAATATACAAACGGGGAAATGGGAAGGGAGCAGGCATCGATAGCGGATATATTCGAAACGGTGCCATACATTGCATTTGGATCATTTGCCTTTTTTGCAATTTCTATTGTAATCAGTATTATAGTGATAAGTCTTACTGTGGTAAGACCTGTCAAAAAATCTACAAAACAAATTGATATGATCGTAAATGGGATAAAAGAAAAAGAGGGAGATTTAACGCAGAGAATCGAAGTCAGGTCAAGAGATGAAATAGGAAGATTTTCATCAGGAATTAATGATTTCCTGGGATTGGTACAAAATATCATATCGAGTATGATCGCATCCTGCAGCGAATTGGGAATACAAGGAAAAGTAGTAGAAAAGAATGTAGGAAATGCGAATGAGAAAGCTGATAATATTTCGGCAACGATGCAGGAACTTGCGGCTGGAATGGAAGAGGTATCCGCAACGATTACTATGCTGAATGAAGATACCCTGAATATGGAAAATTCTGTTGTTCAGGCTGCGGGTAAAGCGGCCAGGGGAAGCGATTACGCGAAAGATGTTAAAGTAAAAGCACATGAGGTAGAGCAAAGAGCGATAAACAGCAAAGCAAAAGCGGTTAACATAATTGCGTCAATTGACACCTCGGTGAGTGAATCGGTGGAAAATAGTAAGCAAATCTATAAAATTACGGAATTGACGGAAGAAATATTAGGAATTGCGAGCAAGACCAATTTACTCGCACTAAACGCTTCTATTGAAGCGGCAAGAGCCGGCGAAGCAGGCAGAGGATTCGCGGTAGTTGCGGATGAAATAAGAGCGTTGGCCGATAATTCCAGAAATACAGCAAATTATATTCAGAATATTAGCGGCGAAGTGGTAGGACATGTGGAGGATCTGGCCAATGATACACAGGAGATATTATCCTTCATACATAAAAATGTATTGGAAGATTATGAAACATTAGAAAGAACCGGAAAAGAATATTTTGAAGCAGCAGAAGAAATGGATGGCATTATGGAAGACTTCAAGACTTGTATGTCAGAGCTGCTTTATTTAGTTAAAAAGATAAACAAGGCAAACGATGGGATCAATACTACGGTCGGAGACAGCACACAGGAGATTACCGGTGTTGCGGAGGATACTTCTGAGCTGTCGGAGAACATGGGACAAATCGTGAGAGCCTTGCAGGAGGTAAATGATGTGGTGGAAAGACTGGAGGGCAGTGTAAGTCATTTTATTAAATATTAG
- a CDS encoding GNAT family N-acetyltransferase translates to MRSEKEMMDLIIGTAERDERIRGVYMNGSRTNKNAPKDIFQDYDIVYVVTETKSFIEEENWIDVFGERLYMQFPEKMSGILGHECDFENCYGYLMQLADGNRLDLHLMTMEYSIKDMERDRLCIVLLDKDKSFPQIPPSTDEDHWVKKPTEEEYLCSCNEFWWLLNNMGKGLWRGEITYAMDMLNFHVRPEFIKMLSWYVGIHTYFSSSIGKSGKYLYRFLSQDKMERILLMYPAGNPEAIWQSLFEMCDFFDALAREVGRGLGYSYNEREAHNSRLFLDCTYELPGDAREILMVRRMKESDVEEIARIWLEANIEAHDFIPEDYWLGNYEAVKNQLYESEAYVYEDHEGIHGFAGINKGYLEGIFVKRSMRSKGVGKALMDICKSKYFRINLHVYCKNKKAVNFYIREGFQINKKYAGARTDDIKPDLAGCTEFEMIWQKE, encoded by the coding sequence ATGAGAAGTGAAAAAGAAATGATGGACCTTATAATTGGAACGGCAGAAAGAGACGAACGCATCCGGGGAGTGTATATGAACGGCTCCAGAACAAACAAGAATGCGCCGAAAGATATATTTCAGGATTACGACATCGTATATGTTGTAACGGAGACGAAATCTTTTATTGAAGAGGAAAACTGGATTGACGTGTTCGGAGAGCGGCTGTACATGCAATTTCCGGAGAAGATGAGCGGTATATTAGGACATGAGTGTGACTTCGAGAATTGTTATGGGTATCTGATGCAGCTTGCCGATGGCAACCGCTTAGACCTTCACCTTATGACCATGGAATACAGTATAAAGGATATGGAGCGGGATAGGCTGTGTATCGTTCTTCTGGATAAGGATAAGTCATTTCCGCAGATTCCTCCTTCTACTGATGAGGATCACTGGGTAAAAAAGCCCACAGAGGAAGAATACTTATGCAGCTGCAACGAATTCTGGTGGTTGCTTAACAATATGGGAAAGGGTCTATGGCGTGGGGAGATAACCTATGCTATGGATATGCTGAATTTCCACGTCAGGCCGGAATTTATCAAAATGCTTTCGTGGTATGTAGGTATACATACTTATTTTTCCAGCAGTATAGGAAAATCAGGAAAGTATCTTTACAGATTTTTATCTCAGGATAAGATGGAACGGATACTGCTCATGTATCCGGCGGGGAATCCGGAAGCCATATGGCAGTCACTTTTTGAAATGTGTGACTTTTTTGATGCTCTGGCCAGGGAGGTCGGACGTGGGCTGGGGTATTCCTATAATGAAAGGGAAGCGCACAACAGCAGACTGTTTTTGGACTGCACCTATGAACTTCCCGGGGATGCCAGGGAAATATTGATGGTGCGAAGGATGAAAGAAAGTGACGTGGAGGAGATTGCCCGGATATGGCTGGAGGCCAATATCGAAGCCCATGACTTCATTCCTGAGGACTACTGGCTGGGCAATTATGAAGCGGTTAAAAATCAGTTATACGAGTCGGAGGCTTACGTTTATGAGGATCATGAGGGTATTCATGGCTTTGCAGGGATAAACAAGGGCTATCTTGAAGGCATCTTCGTGAAACGTTCGATGCGTTCAAAGGGTGTGGGAAAGGCCCTTATGGATATATGCAAATCGAAATATTTCAGGATAAACCTTCATGTATATTGTAAGAACAAAAAGGCCGTTAATTTTTACATAAGGGAAGGCTTTCAGATAAACAAGAAGTATGCGGGGGCACGAACGGATGACATAAAACCGGACTTAGCGGGATGTACCGAATTCGAAATGATATGGCAGAAAGAATGA